Part of the Spinacia oleracea cultivar Varoflay chromosome 5, BTI_SOV_V1, whole genome shotgun sequence genome, ttaagacGATATACGAAGCCTTAGAGCTTAGATTTATCATTGTTTTCTTCTTAGTCATTATAATTTCCTCTCATCTTTGAACTCCGTCATGATTGTAATATTGAAATTGTGAAAATTAGAATTTGATTCCTTCTTAGTTGATATTTCTTCAATTCGTATTAGGCTATGTTGATAACTATTTATTCCAAAATGAAAGGGGGATGATTGGATGAACCATCAACATCAAAATATGGAGTACCTAGTTAGTGCTTCCAACCTTGAGAAGTTTTGCATAATCTGTTTGGTGACCGCATaaaacagaaaaaataagtttttgaaattaaaaaaaagcttTTTAAAACAATAATTTAGATTTAAGATaatataatacgaagtattcaAATGGCCTGAATACTGCGTACACCGTAGacaacaaaaacaaattttgtttttgctgacgaaatcaactttaaagtaaaaaagaaaaataaaatccaGTCCAACATTCAGATGTTAATAATGTTTTTAGACCATTCAAAATGCATTGTACGGGGTACTACGTACAAATTTATCTTACTCCgttttcaactttttttttttaataatttgctGCGTTATTGTATTAATTGGGCAATTGCAAATCATACAAAGTGCAATTATCTTATTCTACTTGTATTCTAATGTGTAATAATCTACTTTTATCTTTTAACATAGATATCAATTATAAATTAGACCATATAACACTTACAATATATTGTGAACATAATTTTAGCACTTAAATAATTAACTTAAGATCTCGCTCAAACAAAGCTCCAAATCATAGTCTAAATATTTGACAAGAATGTCAATTGAGAGATGATCGTAAAAgggtttgaataaaaaaaaactatttacCAAATATTTTTATACAAACAAGTAAACGACTAATACATAATGAACTTATTTTTGATTTGTTATCCTCAATCTTCTACCGTTCATGGTTGGTAATTGGTTTGTTATTCTTAACCTTCCACACCTCCACAAAAGCGAGGAGACAAAGATCAAAATGACAAAATCCAATGAGAAAATCCAATGACATAAAGGTAAAATTGTAATTTTAGATTAGCTTGGAGGGAAAAAACGGCGAAACCTATTGGCatcattttatttcaatttttggATACTCCTTTTACTTCTTAAATTTAATCAGGCAAATCAACcataagaaaacacaccaaaaatccCTATAAATTCACCGTTAGCCTCCGTTTCTGTCGGATCTTCAGAATGATATTTGAACATTAAATTgtcttatacttcgtatattacaAGTTAGCTCGTTAGAATTTAGAAGATGGTTAGCGTGACATGTGATAACTCCGTAATACGGCAATTTACATAATATAAGATGAATTTTAATTACGGAGTAGAATTTaccaaattaatttaaaaaataaaatatttttatttaaaaaggggtatttaaaaaattcaagttctTACGGTAGGTTTGACCACTGCTAAATTGGGTCCGCCTTTTATCTCTCTATCATTCCTCCACTCCGAAACTTGTTCAATTCTTAGTACTACAACTattattttccctttttttaattttttctggCATTTGGAAAATCTTTATGACCTTTCCCCATTTCTTCTTCAGCTTTCATTTGACTTGCTGggtttttcctttttccatCGCATTTTCTAATTTGCTACCAATAAAGATCATCACTTTGATTTTATGAAGTTAGCTGATTTCAGGTAATTTTTaccatttttttccctttttccccACAGTAATTTGGGCTTAATTTGTTATTTAAGTTGGGTTTTTAATTTACATTCAAATCAAAGAAATTGAGCTGTTAGTTTGATCCATTTCGTTGGGTTTTTAtgctggtttttttttttttacagttgTGTTTTTATCCTTTTTCTTGTAAGTTACTCCGTATTTAGGTTGTTAGTACAGTAGATTAGTTCAATTTTGGGTTCTTTTGTCAATTAATTTTGTAGCCAGGATGATTCTGTGGGTATTATGGATctgggtaatttttttttgggggggggggggggtgtacAGAGAGTCTCAAAGGTAGTGATCCAAACGGGATTCGATTTCGGGTATTGGGTGTTACTTGTTAAGTTGTTAATAATGATGATAGGTGATTCAGATTCCTTTTAACTTTTTGCTGGCGGATATTCAGGGGGAGTTTTAGTTGAATGGATAATCAACTTTGACAATTCTTATTTGGAATTAGCATACTTTTTAGTGGAGTACTCCGTATGTGTTTGCTTGTGCTTTTAGCCAGTTTCAATAATCAATACTCAGTAAAAATAACAAGGATTAATTTTTATCAGTTGATATTCTGAAGCAATGAAATCATCTGTTGTTGAGTTCTTTACTATTGGATTCTGTTGTAGTTAGGTACTCAAAATTTGAACATACATGCAATTTTAACTCGTGCTAATGTGGTTGATCGAAATCTTCGATTTTTATGTTAGTTTGGCAGCATAagaatgtttaattggttataAAGTGTTGTATAAGAAAGGTCATGTAATTGCTTGAATAAAAGACTATCGAGATTCGAGAGGCAATTCCCTGCATTTTAGGTTCCATGGATATAGCTTAGGAGCTTTCATTATTAGATAAACATGATAGTCAGTTCGACATTCTATTGAGATTAAGGGTTTGACATTGTTTTGTTCTTGTTCGTACCTGAATGAATACATGTAACatgttttcttgtatgttgTTTATCGGTGTGGTGAGATTTCGGTGATTAACATAGCATCATGATATCATTTTCTGACTTTCTGCATATTTTTCAGAGGAATTTAGATTGAATTACATGGTTGAAGAGTTGTGAATAAGATGGGTTGTTTCACAGTGTTAAAAGGTAAAAAGAAGAAGAGTGATCATAGTGTACATATAAAACGTGTATTGCCCCAGGAAAGTACACCAACAACCCTTCCAGAACCACAAATCCCCAGTCACGCCCTGCAATCAGCTCCTCCGAGTTTTCGCAACAGAGGACAACCTGTTGTTCAACCCACAGATAAACTGACAAATAATAGGACTCGTGCACTTTCTGCACCATCTAGCTTCCATGGACCAGATAGAGAGTCGTTATCAACTGAATATGAAGAAAGAGAAGAGCCGAAACCCCATTTACTATTACCACAAGAACAAAGATCGCCTAGTCCACAGCCTCTACCACTTCCCTCGCCTCATGTTTCTGGTTCCCTGAAAAGTACAGGAAGCTTTAACGTGAGGAATTCAAGTGGCCCTTTATGCGCATCAGGTCCACTGCCTCTACCTCCATCAGGAACACTTCGGAACTTTTCCTACGAAGAAATTACATCTGCTTGCCACAGTATTTCTTCAGAAACTTGTACATCCGAGAGTCTTTCTTCAACTATGTTTAAGGCTTCCTTTAGGGATGTTTCTTGTACTGCCAGAAAGATCGAGGCCACCGTTACCCGTTTTTACCCTTCCGCTCAGGTgatttgaaaatatttgttttagACTTTTAGCATTGCATTATGTGTCTAATGACTATCAATTCAAAGGTTTCTGAAGAAAGTTTATGTTGCAAGCTCGTTTTGAGGAACGTTGGTACTAACACACTGTTGTTTTTGTCTCAAAAGGGTATACGGGATTTTGTGAATGAGGTCAACACACTTGCTTCTCTTCAACATCCCAATTTATGTAAGTTGCTTGGTTATCATGCACGCGAAGGCTCTGATCAGAGGATATTGGTCTACGAAAGGCTACATCATGGAAGCTTAGATCGGCTATTATATGGTAGATCAGATGGCCCTCCAATTGATTGGAATACCAGAGTAAAAGTAGCTTTATGTGCCGCCCAAGGGCTTACCTTCTTACATGAACAAGGTCCATTCCAGGTACTTGCCACTTTTATCTTCTGGCAATGTTTGAATTGTAAGAAATATTGAATGTTCACAAACACATTTAACCTGTGACAAGTTTGCTTTCAAAATTGCAAAGCACGATATTCCATAAAAGACTTGGTTGCCTTGTAAGAATCAAGTTTAGTATTATTACCAACTTTGGGTGTTTGTCTCATCGTGGACAAACTCGGCTGATCTAAAGTCTAAACATCTGATATTGTTGATACAGTGAGTAAAAGCTTGTATGTCTGATGGAATTTATCTTCCCACTTTTGCAGGCAATGTACAATGAATTTTCAGCTGTAAATATTCAAGTTGATAAGGATTTTAGTGCAAAACTTTCTGGATATGGCTGTGTTGGCCTCCTCCCAGAAGCAGATCTCTCCAATAGCTCTTCGGTGAGTAATCCGTCTAACTCTCTTGGTTTGGTCGGGATTAAAGAATAGAacaatagacccctaagtttgGTTGAACCATCCTCATAAAAATTGGCTTTTGCATCCTCAAGTGTTAATTTATTTGCTACCTTTCTTTCAATTCAGGCACTAGGAAATCTTTCAGTGGAGACTGTGGAGAAAGGGTTACTGACCCCTAAAAGCAACGTTTATAGCTTCGGAATCGTTCTCCTAGAAGTTCTGACTGGTAGAAAGAACATGGATAGTCGTCGATCGAAAGAAGAGAGGAACTTGGTGAAATGGAGCTGGCCATTCCTTGCAGATGAATGTAGGTTGTCTTTAATAATGGACTCACAGCTGAAAGGGAGGTTCCCCATAAAAGCAGCAAGAACAGTTGCTGATATAGCTCAAAAGTGTCTTCAGAAGGAACCTTCAGAAAGACCAACAATGAGAACGATTGTGGACAACCTCAAAACCATACAAGATATGAAATATTCATGCCGGTTTCCTCTTCAAGAACCAGCTGGAAAGCAGATGTTTCGATCACCCAGTCTACCACCACGACAAAGTTATTCTCACCCCTCGCCATCTAGGGCTCATGTATCTCCCGTCTCACCAACAAGGCTGCTCACTTTGCCCTTATCACTTCCTCCTCGTGCTTGCGCTTCACTTCTCTCACTGGATGAGATTGAACACCAGGCGCCCCGTAAATCATCATCTGTGGTGTTCCGAAGGTCTAGTGTTGAAGGCTTCTGATTGTTAATAGCTTTATTTTTTTACCCCATTTTTCTTCAcccctcttttttcttttttttttcttcttttttttgagTTATACATGATTTATTATACAGTATAAATATGGTGTTCCCTGTATTTCCACTTACCTCATGAATAGCTGTGGAGGATACTGGTTTTGTAGATATTGAGTGCAAGCTCCTCTGCAGTTTATGAGATATGTGGTTTTCTTACAACCCTTTTGCCCTTGTTTGTGGAGTAATTGTTATACTTGGATCAAAATAAATTCTCAAGCTTGATCACCCTGATTGAGGTCCTGCGTCGGTCAAGTGACAAACCATGCAAATATTATACACCAATGTacatgtcgtatgacttttgatgatgaattaatcatagttggttttttttttttttttttttttttttttaatgtacggagtaataaataTACTTGTTATGGTGTGTGGTCGGAGGCAATGCACGATAGAGTTAAACAAAGATGTTCAAATTGAGGAAGTTCAATAATAAAGGAGGTTGAAAAAAGAGGTTTACTAGCCAAATTAATTGCAATGTTCTTATCTtgattcataaattcttatttacttaCAACCAATCAATTGTGGTTGACGTGAATGATTAAGGGTCTATTGCTTCTTAACCAAGGTCTTAGATTTGAGGCCTTGGGTATGGAAGAAACCTCagctgggagggatgctgccaaTCGAGATACCTATGCAAATTCCCGGCACACCGGATTAGAAGTTACTCCGacatatgtaaaagttatcaaaTTTTGAGTgataaatattttcattttaataaaaatcatTCTTTCAAaaccactaataatgtataaaggtAACTATTCAACCCTTTATGTTTATCCATCAacttttttcataatataaaagttaataaaactattaaaagttataaaaaacaaggtaaaagtttttccgatgtacaataaatttattacacACCTTGTGCATGCAAAATTATGTCGGATAGCAAGTTTATGATCCTCTGGGTTATGACCCGTATCTTTCGGGCCTGGCGTGATCTAGCTTGGTTGAATAAGGCCGATTGGCTTGTTTTAGCCACATAGACCGACTGGAGCTTATAGCCTTAAAATGACCCATAGGGGTATTTTTGGGTAAAGGATGCTCTACTTAGCGGTATGCTGGTAGGACATCCCGTATAGATAGATTGATGATAAAAACAGAAGATGGAAATAGAATTAAGTGCTTGTTGTTGAAAAGGCTTTGTTGTGAAATGCTGGGTTTTGCTGTAATTGTTGATAGACTTGGTACTGGACCACTGGTGGTTAGTCTTGGACTTGGACATGGACATTCAAATGTCGATCTTGTGTGGCTTTTCTTTTGTTTACAACTGCTACATTTTCCCGTAGTTCATTTGTTGCACTCTCTTTTCTTAGTCAGTTGTATTTCATTATTCTTTTTTCATGGTGTTTCTTTGGAAAGTATATTTAACAAATGTAGGCAACACCGACTAAAACCCGCCGTGGTCTAGAAAGCCTGAATCAGTTTTTCAAATCTCGACTATAGCCTATAGCCTATAGCCTATAGCCTATAGCCTATAGGTCTTCCTTGCTGTCATCTCTTTTAACAATGTGTCCAGATCACTTTTGGACAATAATTTAAAGAAATGTTAATATGACATGTATCCTGTTGCAGTGTTGCATGTACGAATGATAACTGGGTTGCTGAAGATACTTGCTTTTTTGTACTTTAACATATTTCCTCTCTCCATACAAAAGGACGTTCAAGTTCTATTAGGACCTTTCCCATATTTCCTCACTAGCTAGGGGCAACAACATATTAGCATAATCCGTTCATCCGAAAGATCATTCATTCACGTTCATTTGTTTATACAAGTTAATTTAGAAAAACACTTGTTCATTGAGAAGGTTGTGTCGAATGTTATTACATCTCCAAAGTATTTATAGGAACCTCTGCTCCGGGCATCAGACCAGAAAACGTTCAACAATGTCCCATCTTTGCCAACTTCTAGATAACTATAAAAAGTCATGATTCAGTTCATGTTGCTTCTTGAAGTAATATTTTAGTGCCCTTGCATCTCCCATACACCTTGACATACGCCGATCTAAATTAATTGCATTCCTCAAGTCTCGATTGTTGAAGGTCGTATTATCAAATCCATCACGCTCAAGAACTTGTGCACTAAAGTTCCTATTTATCCCAATTCTTGAGTAGTCATTGATGATCGCTCGCTCAAACGTTCCTTGATCAATACTTCTATAATTAACCATTAACCTACTACAAGAAGGAGTGAGTTCATGGTTATACTTCAGGTCACACTTGGCTATCTCAAACTTTCCATCCCTCATAATCCCATACACAAACATCTTGCAACCAGTGACATTACAACCTTCAGTTCTTGCCAACCCCCCCCTCTTACATTTAAATCTGATACGTTTCATCATATATGGCTTTGCCTCTTTATCTCCTACGCCATTTTT contains:
- the LOC110791460 gene encoding probable serine/threonine-protein kinase PBL1, coding for MGCFTVLKGKKKKSDHSVHIKRVLPQESTPTTLPEPQIPSHALQSAPPSFRNRGQPVVQPTDKLTNNRTRALSAPSSFHGPDRESLSTEYEEREEPKPHLLLPQEQRSPSPQPLPLPSPHVSGSLKSTGSFNVRNSSGPLCASGPLPLPPSGTLRNFSYEEITSACHSISSETCTSESLSSTMFKASFRDVSCTARKIEATVTRFYPSAQGIRDFVNEVNTLASLQHPNLCKLLGYHAREGSDQRILVYERLHHGSLDRLLYGRSDGPPIDWNTRVKVALCAAQGLTFLHEQGPFQAMYNEFSAVNIQVDKDFSAKLSGYGCVGLLPEADLSNSSSALGNLSVETVEKGLLTPKSNVYSFGIVLLEVLTGRKNMDSRRSKEERNLVKWSWPFLADECRLSLIMDSQLKGRFPIKAARTVADIAQKCLQKEPSERPTMRTIVDNLKTIQDMKYSCRFPLQEPAGKQMFRSPSLPPRQSYSHPSPSRAHVSPVSPTRLLTLPLSLPPRACASLLSLDEIEHQAPRKSSSVVFRRSSVEGF